One window of the Pseudomonas sihuiensis genome contains the following:
- the lexA gene encoding transcriptional repressor LexA, with amino-acid sequence MLKLTPRQAEILAFIKRCLEDNGYPPTRAEIAQELGFKSPNAAEEHLKALARKGAIEMTPGASRGIRIPGFEAGAANEDAGLPVIGRVAAGAPILAQQHVEESCQINPAFFQPKADYLLRVRGMSMKDIGIFDGDLLAVHTTREARNGQIVVARIDDEVTVKRFKREGNKVWLIAENPEFAPIEVDLEHQDLVIEGLSVGVIRR; translated from the coding sequence ATGCTGAAACTGACGCCACGCCAAGCCGAGATTCTCGCCTTCATCAAACGCTGCCTGGAAGACAACGGCTACCCACCCACCCGCGCGGAAATCGCTCAGGAACTGGGGTTCAAATCGCCCAACGCCGCAGAAGAGCACCTCAAGGCCCTCGCCCGCAAGGGGGCTATCGAGATGACTCCAGGCGCTTCACGCGGCATTCGCATTCCCGGCTTCGAGGCAGGTGCCGCGAACGAGGATGCGGGCCTCCCGGTAATCGGCCGTGTCGCCGCCGGCGCACCGATCCTTGCACAGCAACATGTCGAGGAATCCTGCCAGATCAATCCGGCATTCTTTCAGCCCAAAGCCGACTATCTACTGCGTGTACGCGGCATGAGCATGAAAGACATCGGCATCTTCGATGGCGATCTGCTCGCCGTGCACACCACCCGTGAAGCCCGTAATGGCCAGATTGTCGTCGCCCGTATCGACGATGAAGTGACGGTCAAACGCTTCAAGCGCGAGGGCAACAAGGTCTGGCTGATTGCCGAGAATCCTGAGTTTGCCCCGATCGAAGTGGACCTGGAACACCAGGATCTGGTCATCGAAGGTTTGAGCGTCGGTGTAATCCGCCGCTGA
- a CDS encoding L,D-transpeptidase, whose product MSDLDLLHISIADQALYGFRAGRLLLSLPVSTAFNGVGELNGSGCTPRGLHQVRAKIGAGLPLAAVLRGRRWTGEVWSPELHEQFPGRDWILTRVLWLSGLELGRNRLGDVDTFRRYIYLHGTPDTEPMGTPLSHGCIRLRNADMLALFERVPPHCKVRIDEAPCPQWAADQDFT is encoded by the coding sequence ATGTCCGATCTCGATTTACTCCATATCTCCATTGCCGACCAGGCGCTTTACGGCTTTCGTGCTGGGCGGCTGCTGCTGAGCTTGCCTGTCTCCACGGCGTTCAATGGGGTGGGTGAACTTAACGGTTCAGGCTGTACGCCGCGCGGGCTGCATCAGGTACGCGCGAAGATCGGCGCAGGTTTGCCTCTGGCCGCCGTATTGCGCGGTCGTCGCTGGACAGGGGAGGTGTGGTCACCTGAGCTGCACGAGCAGTTTCCTGGCCGCGACTGGATTCTCACCCGTGTTCTCTGGCTAAGCGGTCTTGAGCTGGGGCGCAATCGCCTGGGCGATGTCGATACCTTTCGCCGTTACATTTATCTGCATGGCACACCGGATACGGAACCCATGGGTACCCCGTTGTCCCATGGCTGCATTCGTTTGCGTAACGCCGACATGCTGGCGCTTTTCGAGCGCGTACCGCCGCACTGCAAGGTACGTATCGATGAGGCGCCCTGCCCGCAGTGGGCTGCAGACCAAGACTTCACGTAA
- a CDS encoding DUF6586 family protein, whose protein sequence is MAKEIYTRTNQKIFFAGIALDNWRKAEASFAFNVQALVQAEREAALFHLYGGLLGLCHEIAGYYRMNDATPSRVEAFVQQAVLEGSPSPELAELVELAQQRETWLAELLAAYAALFQPPREERKAKVDPSMPLITAVSVGEEPAELSLDDVDAWRQQLKALVLRFREGLSEC, encoded by the coding sequence ATGGCCAAAGAAATCTATACCCGTACCAACCAGAAGATTTTCTTCGCCGGTATTGCCCTGGATAACTGGCGCAAGGCCGAAGCGTCCTTCGCGTTCAATGTGCAGGCGCTGGTGCAGGCCGAGCGAGAAGCCGCGCTGTTTCACCTGTACGGTGGGCTGCTCGGGCTGTGTCATGAGATTGCCGGTTATTACCGCATGAACGACGCTACGCCTTCGCGTGTCGAGGCCTTCGTGCAGCAGGCGGTGCTTGAGGGCTCGCCCAGCCCTGAGCTGGCCGAGTTGGTCGAATTGGCGCAGCAGCGCGAAACCTGGCTGGCCGAGTTGCTGGCGGCCTATGCTGCGCTGTTCCAGCCGCCGCGTGAGGAGCGCAAGGCCAAGGTCGATCCGTCCATGCCGCTGATCACCGCTGTCAGCGTTGGCGAAGAGCCGGCCGAGCTGAGCCTCGATGATGTCGATGCCTGGCGTCAGCAACTCAAGGCGCTGGTGCTGCGTTTCCGCGAAGGCCTCAGCGAGTGCTGA
- a CDS encoding TetR/AcrR family transcriptional regulator has protein sequence MAQSETVERILDAAEQLFAEKGFAETSLRLITSKAGVNLAAVNYHFGSKKALIQAVFSRFLGPFCASLEKELDRRQAKSETQVSLEELLELLVEQALAVKPRSGNDLSIFMRLLGLAFSQSQGHLRKYLEEVYGKVFRRYMLLVHEAAPRIPPLELFWRVHFMLGAAAFSMSGIKALRAMAETDFGVNTSIEQVMRMMVPFLAAGMRSETGVADPALAGAQLKPRSKTPSAAPKV, from the coding sequence ATGGCTCAGTCGGAAACCGTTGAACGCATTCTCGATGCTGCGGAACAGCTGTTCGCGGAAAAAGGCTTCGCCGAGACATCGCTGCGTCTTATCACCAGCAAGGCCGGGGTCAACCTGGCTGCCGTCAATTACCACTTCGGTTCGAAGAAGGCGCTGATTCAGGCGGTCTTCTCGCGTTTCCTCGGGCCTTTCTGCGCCAGCCTGGAAAAGGAACTTGATCGCCGTCAGGCCAAGTCTGAAACCCAGGTTTCCCTGGAGGAGCTGCTCGAGCTTCTGGTCGAGCAGGCCCTGGCCGTTAAGCCGCGCAGCGGCAATGACCTGTCCATCTTCATGCGCCTGCTCGGTTTGGCCTTCAGCCAGAGTCAGGGTCACTTGCGCAAGTACCTGGAAGAGGTCTACGGCAAGGTGTTTCGTCGTTACATGCTGCTGGTGCATGAGGCTGCGCCGCGCATTCCGCCGCTTGAGCTGTTCTGGCGTGTGCACTTCATGCTTGGCGCCGCGGCGTTCAGCATGTCCGGCATCAAGGCGCTGCGGGCGATGGCCGAGACCGATTTTGGCGTCAACACCTCGATCGAGCAGGTGATGCGCATGATGGTGCCGTTCCTGGCTGCAGGCATGCGTTCTGAGACTGGGGTTGCCGACCCCGCCTTGGCTGGCGCGCAACTCAAACCGCGCAGCAAGACACCGAGCGCCGCGCCCAAGGTTTGA
- the topA gene encoding type I DNA topoisomerase — MGKSLVIVESPAKAKTINKYLGSQYVVKSSIGHIRDLPTSGSASATKEPAKRGKAAAGEAPALSPKEKAKRQLFTRMGVDPEHGWKAKYEILPGKEKVIEELRRLAKDADTIYLATDLDREGEAIAWHLRESIGGDDSRYKRVVFNEITKKAIQEAFSKPGELDINRVNAQQARRFLDRVVGYMVSPLLWAKIARGLSAGRVQSVAVKLVVAREKEIRAFVPEEYWEVHADLGTAKNAKVRFEVVRESGAAFKPVNEAQAMAALEKLKASSYSVVKREDRPTSSKPSAPFITSTLQQAASNRLGFGVKKTMMMAQRLYEAGYITYMRTDSTNLSNDAVEMVRGFIGSEYGDKYLPGKPNLYSSKEGAQEAHEAIRPSDVNLRPTQLSGMERDAERLYDLIWRQFVACQMPPAEYLSTSVTVAAGDFELRAKGRILKFDGYTRVLPQQSKPGEDDVLPEMKEGEGLKLIQLDPSQHFTKPPARYSEASLVKELEKRGIGRPSTYAAIISTIQDRGYVTVHNRRFYAEKMGDIVTERLDESFANLMDYSFTATMEEHLDDVAQGEREWKHLLDEFYGDFKKKLEVAEAGEGGMRANQPTLTDIPCRECGRPMMIRTASTGVFLGCSGYALPPKERCKATINLVPGDEIAADDEGESESLVLLGKHRCPICATAMDAYLLDETRKLHICGNNPDCSGYEIEQGQYRIKGYEGPSLECDKCGSQMQLKTGRFGKFFGCTNASCKNTRKLLKNGEAAPPKMDKVDMPELKCEKVDDTYVLRDGASGLFLAASQFPKNRETRAPLVLEIVPHKHEIDPKYHFLCDAPQKDPDGRPAVIRYSRKTKEQYVQSEVDGKPTGWRAFYDGGKWKVEDKR, encoded by the coding sequence ATGGGCAAATCGCTGGTCATCGTGGAATCCCCGGCCAAGGCCAAGACCATCAACAAGTATCTGGGCAGCCAGTACGTGGTGAAGTCGAGCATCGGCCACATCCGTGACCTGCCTACCAGCGGCTCGGCAAGTGCCACCAAGGAGCCTGCCAAGCGCGGCAAGGCTGCTGCTGGTGAAGCGCCTGCGCTGTCGCCCAAGGAAAAGGCCAAACGCCAGCTGTTCACCCGTATGGGCGTCGACCCCGAGCACGGCTGGAAGGCCAAGTACGAGATCCTGCCCGGCAAGGAAAAGGTGATCGAAGAACTGCGCCGCCTGGCCAAGGATGCCGACACCATCTATCTCGCAACCGACTTGGATCGCGAAGGGGAAGCCATTGCCTGGCACCTGCGCGAATCCATCGGTGGTGATGACAGCCGCTACAAGCGCGTGGTGTTCAACGAGATCACCAAGAAGGCGATTCAGGAAGCCTTCTCCAAGCCGGGCGAGCTGGACATCAACCGCGTCAATGCCCAGCAGGCGCGGCGCTTCCTCGACCGCGTGGTGGGCTACATGGTCTCGCCGCTGCTGTGGGCCAAGATCGCCCGTGGCCTGTCTGCCGGTCGTGTGCAGTCGGTGGCCGTGAAGCTGGTCGTTGCACGCGAGAAAGAGATTCGCGCCTTCGTCCCGGAAGAATACTGGGAAGTGCACGCTGACCTCGGCACCGCGAAGAACGCCAAGGTGCGTTTCGAGGTAGTGCGCGAAAGTGGCGCAGCCTTCAAGCCGGTCAATGAAGCGCAGGCCATGGCCGCGCTGGAGAAGCTCAAGGCTTCCAGCTACAGCGTGGTCAAGCGCGAAGACCGCCCGACCAGCAGCAAACCCTCGGCGCCCTTCATTACCTCCACCCTGCAGCAGGCAGCGAGCAACCGCCTGGGCTTCGGGGTGAAGAAAACCATGATGATGGCTCAGCGTTTGTACGAAGCGGGCTACATCACCTACATGCGTACCGACTCGACCAACCTGTCGAACGACGCGGTAGAGATGGTGCGTGGCTTCATCGGCAGCGAGTACGGCGACAAGTACCTGCCGGGCAAGCCCAACCTGTATTCGAGCAAGGAAGGCGCCCAGGAGGCGCACGAAGCGATTCGTCCGTCCGACGTCAATCTGCGCCCGACCCAGCTGTCCGGCATGGAGCGTGATGCCGAGCGCCTGTATGACCTGATCTGGCGTCAGTTCGTCGCCTGCCAGATGCCGCCGGCCGAGTACCTGTCCACCAGTGTCACCGTGGCTGCTGGCGACTTCGAGCTGCGCGCCAAGGGCCGCATCCTCAAGTTCGACGGTTACACCCGTGTGCTGCCGCAGCAGAGCAAGCCGGGCGAGGACGACGTCCTGCCGGAAATGAAGGAAGGCGAGGGCCTCAAGCTGATCCAGCTCGACCCCAGCCAGCACTTCACCAAGCCGCCGGCGCGCTACTCCGAAGCCAGCCTGGTCAAAGAGCTGGAAAAGCGCGGTATCGGCCGCCCGTCCACCTACGCGGCGATCATTTCCACCATCCAGGATCGCGGCTACGTCACGGTGCACAACCGTCGCTTCTATGCCGAGAAGATGGGCGACATCGTCACCGAGCGTCTCGACGAAAGCTTCGCCAACCTGATGGATTACAGCTTTACCGCCACCATGGAAGAGCATCTCGACGATGTGGCCCAGGGCGAGCGCGAGTGGAAGCACCTGCTCGACGAGTTCTACGGTGATTTCAAGAAGAAGCTCGAAGTGGCCGAGGCGGGTGAGGGCGGCATGCGTGCCAACCAGCCGACGCTGACCGATATTCCCTGCCGCGAGTGCGGCCGGCCGATGATGATCCGCACCGCCTCCACCGGCGTGTTCCTCGGTTGCTCGGGCTATGCGCTGCCACCGAAGGAGCGCTGCAAGGCCACCATCAACCTGGTGCCGGGCGATGAGATCGCAGCCGATGATGAGGGCGAGTCCGAGTCCCTGGTGCTGCTGGGCAAGCATCGCTGCCCGATCTGCGCCACCGCCATGGATGCTTATCTGCTGGATGAAACCCGCAAGCTGCACATCTGCGGCAACAATCCCGATTGTAGCGGCTACGAGATCGAGCAGGGCCAGTACCGCATCAAGGGCTACGAAGGCCCGAGCCTGGAGTGCGACAAGTGCGGTAGCCAGATGCAGCTCAAGACCGGCCGTTTCGGCAAGTTCTTCGGTTGCACCAATGCCAGCTGCAAGAACACCCGCAAGTTGCTCAAGAACGGTGAAGCGGCGCCGCCGAAGATGGACAAGGTGGATATGCCGGAGCTCAAGTGCGAGAAGGTGGACGACACCTACGTGCTGCGCGACGGCGCATCGGGCCTGTTCCTCGCTGCCAGCCAGTTCCCCAAGAACCGCGAGACGCGTGCGCCGCTGGTGCTGGAGATCGTCCCGCACAAGCACGAGATCGACCCCAAGTACCACTTCCTCTGCGATGCCCCGCAGAAGGACCCCGATGGTCGCCCTGCGGTGATTCGCTACAGCCGCAAGACCAAGGAGCAGTACGTGCAGTCCGAGGTCGATGGCAAACCCACTGGCTGGCGCGCGTTCTACGATGGCGGCAAGTGGAAGGTCGAGGACAAGCGCTAG
- the nagZ gene encoding beta-N-acetylhexosaminidase, whose protein sequence is MQGSLMMDIAGTWLTAEDRQMLRQPEVGGLIIFARNIESPRQVRELCQSIRALRPDLLLAVDQEGGRVQRLRQGFLRLPAMRAIADNDNAEELAEHCGWLMAAEVLAVGLDLSFAPVLDLDHQRSAVVGSRAFEGDPQRATTLAAAFIRGMHQAGMAATGKHFPGHGWAEADSHVAIPLDERSLDDIRACDMQPFKRLVHELDAVMPAHVIYSQVDEHPAGFSRRWLQDILRGELGFEGVIFSDDLSMAGAHVVGDAGKRIEAALAAGCDMGLVCNDRASAELALSALQRLRVTAPARLERMRGRGYATTEYRQVPRWLTAVAALRAAQLLD, encoded by the coding sequence ATGCAAGGCTCTTTGATGATGGACATCGCTGGCACCTGGTTGACCGCCGAGGATCGCCAGATGCTGCGCCAGCCCGAAGTGGGCGGTCTGATCATTTTTGCCCGCAATATCGAATCGCCGCGCCAGGTTCGCGAGCTGTGCCAGAGTATCCGTGCCCTGCGCCCGGATCTGCTGCTGGCGGTGGATCAGGAAGGTGGTCGGGTACAGCGTCTGCGCCAGGGCTTTCTGCGTCTGCCGGCGATGCGCGCCATCGCCGACAACGACAATGCCGAGGAGCTGGCCGAGCATTGCGGCTGGCTGATGGCCGCCGAGGTGTTGGCGGTTGGCCTGGATCTGAGTTTCGCGCCGGTACTGGATCTCGACCACCAGCGCAGTGCGGTGGTTGGCAGTCGCGCCTTCGAGGGTGATCCGCAGCGGGCCACCACGCTGGCGGCCGCTTTCATCCGCGGCATGCATCAGGCGGGGATGGCCGCTACCGGCAAACACTTCCCCGGGCACGGCTGGGCCGAGGCGGACTCTCATGTCGCCATCCCGCTCGACGAGCGCAGTCTCGATGATATCCGCGCTTGCGACATGCAGCCGTTCAAGCGTCTGGTGCACGAGCTCGATGCAGTGATGCCGGCGCATGTCATCTATTCTCAGGTTGACGAGCACCCGGCTGGCTTCTCCCGTCGCTGGTTGCAGGACATCTTGCGCGGCGAGTTGGGCTTCGAGGGTGTGATTTTCAGCGACGACCTGTCCATGGCCGGTGCCCATGTGGTCGGCGATGCCGGCAAGCGTATCGAGGCGGCACTGGCTGCGGGGTGCGATATGGGCCTGGTGTGCAATGACCGCGCTTCGGCCGAACTGGCGCTCAGTGCCTTGCAGCGTCTGCGAGTGACAGCGCCTGCGCGCCTCGAACGCATGCGTGGCCGTGGTTATGCCACTACCGAATACCGCCAGGTGCCACGCTGGCTTACCGCTGTGGCGGCCCTGAGAGCTGCACAGTTGCTCGACTGA
- the sulA gene encoding SOS-induced cell division inhibitor SulA — MYVQQSFERPQLPLFDAFLAGTSSEPRLATNDITRSEDDQAFSELALRGAAGHCLHLLAPILRELSENQDARWLTLVAPPASLTQSWLREAGLNRERILLLHPRQGQNALALAEEALKLGRSHTVISWLHPVENSTRQRLAQAANAGGAQSLNISLG; from the coding sequence ATGTACGTGCAGCAGTCGTTCGAGCGCCCACAACTTCCCCTTTTCGACGCCTTTCTTGCCGGAACGTCGAGCGAGCCACGGTTAGCGACCAATGACATCACTCGTAGCGAGGATGATCAGGCGTTCAGCGAACTGGCCCTGCGTGGCGCTGCCGGTCACTGCCTGCACTTGCTGGCCCCGATTCTACGCGAGCTGAGCGAGAACCAGGATGCGCGCTGGCTGACCCTGGTGGCACCACCAGCAAGCCTTACGCAAAGCTGGCTGCGCGAAGCTGGCCTGAACCGTGAGCGTATTCTCCTGCTGCATCCACGGCAGGGGCAGAATGCCCTGGCACTGGCGGAAGAAGCCCTGAAGCTCGGGCGCAGCCATACCGTGATCAGTTGGCTGCATCCGGTCGAGAACAGCACTCGCCAGCGCCTTGCGCAGGCCGCCAATGCCGGCGGGGCGCAAAGCCTGAATATCAGCCTGGGCTAA
- a CDS encoding CsiV family protein: MRPLHLIALLLCLLAPSAFAERLYQVELLVFRQAGEPVFAPKVAPDDWAGTALPITGNERPTTLDGEAAKLNPGSGYQVLLHKAWSQTIGSSPSRVAVSSGEERFGHQVVEGTLSFTQERFADLDLELWINQFSGDGLLESSEHMKVAQRLKDNSLTYLDHGSLGALVRISPL, from the coding sequence ATGCGCCCATTGCACCTGATCGCCCTGCTGCTCTGCCTGCTGGCACCGAGCGCCTTTGCCGAACGTCTTTATCAGGTCGAATTGCTGGTATTCCGCCAGGCCGGCGAACCCGTCTTCGCCCCCAAGGTGGCACCGGACGACTGGGCGGGCACAGCATTGCCGATCACTGGCAACGAACGCCCGACAACGCTAGATGGCGAGGCGGCCAAGCTCAATCCGGGCAGCGGTTATCAGGTATTGCTGCACAAGGCCTGGAGCCAGACCATCGGCAGCTCGCCGAGCCGAGTGGCCGTCAGCAGCGGTGAAGAGCGCTTCGGCCATCAAGTGGTCGAAGGCACCCTGAGCTTTACTCAGGAGCGCTTTGCCGACCTGGACCTGGAGCTGTGGATCAACCAATTCAGCGGCGACGGCCTGCTCGAGAGCAGCGAGCACATGAAAGTGGCTCAGCGCCTGAAGGACAACAGCCTGACCTACCTGGACCATGGCAGCCTGGGCGCACTGGTACGCATCAGCCCGCTCTGA